The following is a genomic window from Deinococcus aerophilus.
GAGGCCGGGGTTGGGGCCGCGGGAGCCGCACTGGTGGGAGTGGGCGTGCCCGGCCCGGTGGACCACGGCACCGGCCGGGTGGTGCAGCCGCCCAACATGCCCGGCTGGGACGGCGAGAACGTGGGCGAGGGCCTGCGCCGGGTTCTCGGCATTCCCACGCTGGTGGACAACGACGCCAACCTGGGCGCGCTGGCCGAGGCCCGGTTCGGAACCCACCCGGGCCTGAGCGACCTGATCTACATCAAGGCGGCCACCGGCATCGGCGCGGGCATCCTGCTGGGCGGGCAACTGCACCGCGGCGTCCGCGGCGGGGCCGGCGAGATCGGGCACATCAGCATCAACGAACACGGACCGGTGGGCCGCAGCGGCACTCCCGGCAGTCTGGAAAGCTACGCCGCGGCCCAGGTGCTGCCGGCCCTCGCCGAACGCCTGCGCGCCGCCGGACACGCGACGGACCTGTCCGCGCCGGTGACCCTGAGCGACCTGCTGGTCCACGCCGGCAGCGATCCGCTGGCCCAGACCGTGTGGCAGGAAACCGGACACCACTTGGGGGTGGCAGTCAGCACCCTGCTGAACCTCTTCAATCCCCAGGCCGTGGTGATCGGGGGCCGGCTGGCACAGGCCGGCGAGGTCTTTCTGGACGCCATCCAGACCAGCGCGTGGGCCCGCACCATGCGCATCAACGCCGACCGCACGTGCATTGCGCTGGGCACCCTGGGCAGCGAGGTCGGCGTGCTGGGAGCGGGGGCCATGATGCTCGACCACCTGCTCACGCCGCGGGGGCTGCCCCTCCTGTACCGCATCGCCCGGAACGCCGGAGCGCTGGACGGTCCAGTGGCCCCGGTCTCGGGCGGCGCGGCGCCCACCCCCATCCGCGAGGGGGCGGCGAGCCGCGCGCCGCCCCCGCCGGGCCTCCTCTAACCCGGCCCCCGGCCCTTCCCGTTAAACTTGTAGTCAAACACACAGATCACCCCTTTCTCTGTGGAGGAATCATGAAAAAAGCCCTGCTGATCGTCGCCGCCCTCGCCACCACGTCCAGCGCCCTGGCCGCTGGAAAGCTGGAGATCTTCTCGTGGTGGTCCGGAGATGAAGGTCCCGCCCTGGAAGCCCTGATCAAGCTGTACAAGCAGAAGTACCCCAGCGTGACCGTGGACAACGCCACCGTGTCGGGCGGTGCGGGCACCAACGCCAAGGCGGTGCTCAAGACCCGCATGCTGGGCGGCACGCCCCCCGATTCCTTCCAGGCGCACGCCGGGCAGGAACTCATCGGCACCTGGGTCGTCGCCAACCGCATGGAGGACCTGAGCAGCCTGTTTCAGTCCGAGGGGTGGAACAAGGTCTTCCCCGCCGACGTGGTCAAGCTGATCTCGACCGATAAGGGCATCTGGAGCGTGCCGGTCAACGTTCACCGCAGCAACGTGCTGTGGTACAACCCCGCCAAGCTCAAGGAATGGGGCGTGTCCGTGCCCAAGACCTGGCCGGAATTCCTGAGCACCTGCGCGACCCTCAAGTCCAAGGGCGTGGCCGCGCCGCTGGTCGTGGGCGAGAACTGGACCCAGCAGCACCTGTGGGAAAACGTGATGGTCGGCACGCTGGGGGCCCAGAACTGGGAGAACCTGTGGAACGGCAAGCTCAAGTTCACCGATCCCAAAGTGGTGGCGGCGTTCACCACCTTCAACAAGGTCATGGACTGCGCCAACAAGGACGCCTCGGGCCTGAGCTGGCAGCAGGCCAGTGACCGCGTCGTCAGCGGCCAGAGTGCCTTCAACGTCATGGGCGACTGGGCGGCCGGGTACTTCACCACCACCAAGAAACTGGAACCCGGCAAGGGCTTCGGCTGGGCCACCGCTCCCGGCACGGCCAAGACCTTCGTGATGCTCGCGGATTCCTTCGGGCTGCCCAAGGGGGCCAAGGACCGCGCCGAGGCCATCGCGTGGCTCAAGGTCCTGGGCAGCAAGCAGGGCCAGGACACCTTCAACCCCCTCAAGGGCAGCATCGCCGCGCGCACCGACAGCGACCTGAGCAAGTACAACACCTACTCGCGCAGCGCGGCCACCGACTGGAAGAACAGCAAGATCGTGGGCTCCATGGCCCACGGCGCGGTCGCCCCCGAGAGCTTTACCAGCGCCTTCGGGGCCGTGATTGACCAGCTGGTCGCCACCAAGAACAGCGCCGGAGCAGCGGCGGCGGCCCAGCAGCTGGCCACCCGCGCCGGCATCGGCAAGTAAGTCCAGGCCGCGAACCCGGGGGCCGGACGTGGATCGTGGAATCACGGTCGGCGTTCTGCCCCCTCTTCCTTGTCCCCCTCGTCGCCTTGTCCCCCGCCGCCCCTCAGCACAGGGCACACATCAGGGACCCGGGCACGCCGCCCCCCGACGCCTCATCCTTCACGCTCCAGCAAAGGAGGCCCCCCTTGAAAGGCCTGAGCAAAGACCGCCTGTGGGCCATGGCCGTGCTGGCCCCCAGCATCCTCCTGATTGCCATTTTCGTGTACTCCTTCATCGCCCGGACGGTGTATGTCAGCCTGACCGACTGGGGCAACGATCCGGCGCAGGCGCTGGCCATTGACCCGATCATCCGCTGGGTGGGCTTCCAGAACTATCAGGAGCTGTTCACCGGTTTCCTGCAGGGCCGCTTCCGCCAGGAGCTGGTCAATACCCTGTTCTTCACGCTGTTCTTCATCCTGGGCTGCCTGGGCCTGGGCCTGGGGCTGGCCCTGATCCTGGACCGCAATCCCCGGGGCGAGGGCCTGTGGCGCACGGTCTTCCTGTTTCCCATGAGCCTGAGCTTCATCGTGACCGGCACCATCTGGCGCTGGATGCTGCAGCCGCAGGGCGGCGTCAACCAGGCCCCCACGCTGGTCGGTGCGCCGCCCTCCACCTTCGGGTGGCTGAGCAGCAACGACGCGGTATTGAAGTTCGACTGGAACGCCCTGCCGCTGATCACCGCGCTGGTGGTGGGCGTGGTCCTGATTGTGCTCGCCGTGCGCGCCGCACGCGAAGGCCAGCGCACCCGCATGGTGGTGGCCGCCGCGTGCGCCGCGCTGCTGCTGCTGTGGGCGGTCTTCATCGGCCCCCGGGTCAAGCTGCTCGCCGCGCCCGAGCTGCACGGCTTCAACTTCGCCATGATCGGCATCATCATCGCCGCCGTGTGGCAGATGAGCGGCTACACCATGGCGCTGTACCTCGCCGGACTGCGCGGCATTCCCGAGGAACTGCGCGAGGCCGCCCGGGTGGACGGCGCGAACGACGCGAGCATGTACCGCCACGTGATCTTCCCGCTGCTCTCGCCCATCACCCTGAGCGCCATGATCATCCTGGGCCACATCAGTCTCAAGATCTTTGATCTGGTGTACGCCATGGCCGGACCCGACAACATCAGCGCCAGCGTCCCGGCCCTGAACATGTACCTCACCAGCTTTCGCCAGAACCAGTTCGCGCTGGGCGCAGCCATCGGCACCATCCTGCTGATTCTGGTCGCCTTCGTGATCGTGCCCTATCTGGCCAGCCAGTTCCGGGGCGAGGAGGGCCACTCATGACCGCCGTCAAGCACGCCGCCGCGCCTCCCTCGGCTCCGCCGCGCCGCGCCCCCGGCATGGGCCGGGCCTTTACCTACCTGCTGCTGATCATCGCCACCCTGTTCTTCCTGATTCCGGTGTATCTGGTGTTTGCCACCGCCCTGAAAAGCCCCGACGCGATCACGCTGGACACCGCGTGGCACTGGCCGGCCGTGCTGAACTGGGCCAGCTTTTCCGAGGCGTGGGACAAGGTGGGCGGCAACATGCTCAACAGCCTGTTCCTGGCGGTGGTCGCCACGCTGCTCAGCGCGCTGCTGGGCAGCCTGAACGGCTACGCCCTGAGCAAATGGCGCTTCCGGGGGGCCAACACCCTGTTCGCGCTGATGCTGTTCGGAATGTTCATTCCGTATCAGGCGGTCCTGATTCCGCTGTTCCAGTTCATCAAGGCGCTGGGGCTGTACGGCAGCATCTGGGGCCTGATTCTGGCGCATGTGGTGTACGGCATTCCCATCACCACCCTGATCTTCCGCAATTTCTACGCCGACGTTCCCGACGCGCTGATCGAGGCCGCCACCATCGACGGCGCGGGCTTCTGGCAGATCTACGGCCGCGTGATCTTTCCCATCAGCGTGCCGGGCTTCGTGGTGGTCATCATCTGGCAGTTCACACAGGTGTGGAACGAGTTCCTGTTCGCCGCCACCCTCACCAATACCAGCAGCCAGCCGGTGACCTACGCGCTGTCGCAGCTCGCGGGCGGACAGGCCGTGTCGTGGAACCTCCCGATGGCCGGAGCCATTCTCGCGGCGCTGCCGACCCTGATCGTGTACATCGTGCTTGGCCGCTACTTTGTGCGCGGTCTGCTCGCCGGAAGCGTCAAGGGCTGATCCTGCGGCCTTCCCCGTCCGGCCCCGCCCCCGAGCACCGCGGCGGGGCCGCTCCCTGTCCGGACCTGCCAAATTGTTACGGTCCTGAACGGAACGCGGGGTACACTGCGGGCCGACCCATGCCCAGTGCCGACCTGCAAACCGTTTTCGTCGTCGCGGCCGACCGCGCGCGTGCGGCGCAGCTGGCCCCGCTGCTGCGGCAGGCCACGGTCATCCATGTGGCCGACGCCGAGACGCTGCTGCGTGAGGCGCATGTCCACCCGCCCGATGTGGCCCTGCTGTACACCGACCTGCCGGGGGTGCCGCCGGCCCAGGTGCTGCCCCTGCTGCGCCAGCGCGCCGAACTCGGCGGCACGCAGTGGCTCGCGGTGGGCACCCAGGGACTGGGCGCCATGCTGGGGGCCGGGGCCGACGCGCTGATCAGCGACCTCACCCCCCCCGAAGCCCTGGCGCTGCAGGTGGAGGTTCTGCTCGCCCGCGCGCGCCAGCACCACACCCTGCAGGGCCGGGTCAACGCCCTGCAGCGCCGCATGGACACCTGGGAACACGAGGAGCGGGTGCGCGATCAGCTGGTCCACATGCTCGTCCACGACCTGAAAAACCCGATCGCCGCCGTGATGGGCCTGCTGGACATCGTGCAGGAAGACACGCGGGTGCCCGACGATTCGCGCGAACTCATCAAGGTGGCCCGGGATGAAACCCAGCATCTGCTGCACCTCGCCGTGAACATGCTCGACGTCCGCAAGATCCAGGCGGGCAAGATGCACCTGCGCCGCGAACTGATGTTTACCCCCATGTTTCAGGAGGTCATTGACCTCGCGCGCGGCGACGTGGGCAGCGGCCTGCGCGACCGCCGCTTTCACTGCGAGGTCGAGGGCAGCCTCAGCCCCGCCAGCGCCGACCCCGAGATCCTGCGCCGGGTGCTTGCCAACCTGATCAGCAACGCCATGAAGCACACCACCAAGGGCGGCACCATCGGCGTGACGGTGCGCTCGGCCCCGGACGCCGTGCATGTCCGGGTTCAGGACGACGGCGAGGGCATTCCCGCCGATGACATTCCCAACCTGTTCGCCGCTTTCGAGCAGTCACGCCTGACCCTGCACGGACGCTTCGACACCGGCATGGGGCTGGCCTTCTGCAAACTCGCCATCGAGGAACACGGCGGCACCATCGGGGTCGAATCTGAGCGCGGACACGGGTCCACCTTCACCTTCACCCTGCCGCTGGCGCAGGACGATGACGACGATTTTGCCGAACTGCTGACCTGAACGCGCCGCTGGATGCGGCCGGGCGCCGGCGTGTTTCTGCGCCCGGCGTCGGCCGTCATGACCGGTATGCGGTGGGAACGCCCGGGGACGGAACACCGGCGCAGACGCCCCCCGGATGGCGCCATCCGCTGGTGTTGGCGCGGCGGAAACATGGTAAAACAGGGCCGTACAACAATTCGTTACGGAAGGTCGTTCAGCCCTCTCTTTTTTTACAGCGCTTCGTGCCGTTTTTCACGAGCGTTCTGTGGAACAGAAGCCCTCCCGGGCAGAAAGGAGCGTTGTTATCGAATACGCCAACTTTGTGATCATGCTGCTGGTCGCGCTCGGCATCGGCGTTCTCGCCGTGATCGTGAGCGCCATTCTGGGACCGAAGAAGGGCAGCCGCGCCAAGCTCATGGCCTACGAGTCCGGCAATGACCCGGAACACGGCGGCGTGGGCACCGGCCAGCGCTTTCCGGTGCATTTCTATCTGGTGGCCATGCTGTTCATCGTGTTCGACATCGAGACCGCCTTCTTCTATCCACTGGCGGTGGCCTACCAGAAGCTGATTCCCTTCGCTTTCTTCGAGGCCCTGACCTTCGTGCTGCTGCTGCTGGTGGGCTACGTGTATGTCCTGAAAAAGCGGGTGCTGGAATGGGCGTAGGAAACGTGGAGGCCAGACGGCTGCGCCAGCTGCCTGCACCGGAGGTGCCGTCATGGCCCTGAAAGAACTGTTTGACCGCGACTGGCAGGAACTGGAATCCGAGGGCATCCTG
Proteins encoded in this region:
- a CDS encoding carbohydrate ABC transporter permease, with translation MTAVKHAAAPPSAPPRRAPGMGRAFTYLLLIIATLFFLIPVYLVFATALKSPDAITLDTAWHWPAVLNWASFSEAWDKVGGNMLNSLFLAVVATLLSALLGSLNGYALSKWRFRGANTLFALMLFGMFIPYQAVLIPLFQFIKALGLYGSIWGLILAHVVYGIPITTLIFRNFYADVPDALIEAATIDGAGFWQIYGRVIFPISVPGFVVVIIWQFTQVWNEFLFAATLTNTSSQPVTYALSQLAGGQAVSWNLPMAGAILAALPTLIVYIVLGRYFVRGLLAGSVKG
- a CDS encoding ATP-binding protein gives rise to the protein MPSADLQTVFVVAADRARAAQLAPLLRQATVIHVADAETLLREAHVHPPDVALLYTDLPGVPPAQVLPLLRQRAELGGTQWLAVGTQGLGAMLGAGADALISDLTPPEALALQVEVLLARARQHHTLQGRVNALQRRMDTWEHEERVRDQLVHMLVHDLKNPIAAVMGLLDIVQEDTRVPDDSRELIKVARDETQHLLHLAVNMLDVRKIQAGKMHLRRELMFTPMFQEVIDLARGDVGSGLRDRRFHCEVEGSLSPASADPEILRRVLANLISNAMKHTTKGGTIGVTVRSAPDAVHVRVQDDGEGIPADDIPNLFAAFEQSRLTLHGRFDTGMGLAFCKLAIEEHGGTIGVESERGHGSTFTFTLPLAQDDDDDFAELLT
- a CDS encoding NADH-quinone oxidoreductase subunit A is translated as MLLVALGIGVLAVIVSAILGPKKGSRAKLMAYESGNDPEHGGVGTGQRFPVHFYLVAMLFIVFDIETAFFYPLAVAYQKLIPFAFFEALTFVLLLLVGYVYVLKKRVLEWA
- a CDS encoding ROK family transcriptional regulator, whose amino-acid sequence is MSSTTLRPHNSLRRPHCRPEPFCPRGPLLLFPRSPLSRSPHTDTLDLAAIRTRHTLLLLRRLWDGECARVDIARELGLSRSAIGNIVAELLGAGLVQEGGRREDGSVGRRATLLRLNARAAALIAVDLGASHARVDVLDLRCRSLATRSRPHDITRGPQATYALLAELAAEVMAEAGVGAAGAALVGVGVPGPVDHGTGRVVQPPNMPGWDGENVGEGLRRVLGIPTLVDNDANLGALAEARFGTHPGLSDLIYIKAATGIGAGILLGGQLHRGVRGGAGEIGHISINEHGPVGRSGTPGSLESYAAAQVLPALAERLRAAGHATDLSAPVTLSDLLVHAGSDPLAQTVWQETGHHLGVAVSTLLNLFNPQAVVIGGRLAQAGEVFLDAIQTSAWARTMRINADRTCIALGTLGSEVGVLGAGAMMLDHLLTPRGLPLLYRIARNAGALDGPVAPVSGGAAPTPIREGAASRAPPPPGLL
- a CDS encoding ABC transporter substrate-binding protein, with amino-acid sequence MKKALLIVAALATTSSALAAGKLEIFSWWSGDEGPALEALIKLYKQKYPSVTVDNATVSGGAGTNAKAVLKTRMLGGTPPDSFQAHAGQELIGTWVVANRMEDLSSLFQSEGWNKVFPADVVKLISTDKGIWSVPVNVHRSNVLWYNPAKLKEWGVSVPKTWPEFLSTCATLKSKGVAAPLVVGENWTQQHLWENVMVGTLGAQNWENLWNGKLKFTDPKVVAAFTTFNKVMDCANKDASGLSWQQASDRVVSGQSAFNVMGDWAAGYFTTTKKLEPGKGFGWATAPGTAKTFVMLADSFGLPKGAKDRAEAIAWLKVLGSKQGQDTFNPLKGSIAARTDSDLSKYNTYSRSAATDWKNSKIVGSMAHGAVAPESFTSAFGAVIDQLVATKNSAGAAAAAQQLATRAGIGK
- a CDS encoding carbohydrate ABC transporter permease, coding for MKGLSKDRLWAMAVLAPSILLIAIFVYSFIARTVYVSLTDWGNDPAQALAIDPIIRWVGFQNYQELFTGFLQGRFRQELVNTLFFTLFFILGCLGLGLGLALILDRNPRGEGLWRTVFLFPMSLSFIVTGTIWRWMLQPQGGVNQAPTLVGAPPSTFGWLSSNDAVLKFDWNALPLITALVVGVVLIVLAVRAAREGQRTRMVVAAACAALLLLWAVFIGPRVKLLAAPELHGFNFAMIGIIIAAVWQMSGYTMALYLAGLRGIPEELREAARVDGANDASMYRHVIFPLLSPITLSAMIILGHISLKIFDLVYAMAGPDNISASVPALNMYLTSFRQNQFALGAAIGTILLILVAFVIVPYLASQFRGEEGHS